Within the Vibrio tasmaniensis genome, the region GCAATGAAATATGCCTTTGTCGAGACACTTCACCCGCAACCGTCGCGAAAAAGATGCCGAAGACAGCGATGACCAAAGTGATGTTACCCAATGTATCAGCTATCGCGAATGTTCTATCAAACACTCTCATCGCCTGACTGTGAATATTGTTATTATCAAAAATACGCTCAGATCCAAGCCTGAATACGCTTTCCAATCGACTTCGAAGTCCTACCGAATTGACATCATCTTTGAGTATGACGCCTAGACCGACATTTCCGCGTCCAGCAAACCCAGATAGCCAGTTTCGATGTGACATCATGACTTGATGGTAAGGGTTGCCATAATCGTAATAAACACCGACAACCTGCCAACCAGAGCCAAGATTGTCATAAAGGTCTATATAGTCGCCAGGGCGAATCCCTAACTTGAGAGACATCGATTCACTGATCAACACACCTTTCGAATGATGCAGGTGATACCAGTAATTCGGAATTCCTAACTTGATTGTCAGCGCTTCTAATTCGCCTTCAGAAGAACCAGTACTCACCACCTGGGTACTTCCGGCAGGGGAAACGACATCTTTCTCCCAACGCCACCAAACTGAATCGACTTCAGGCTGTTCTGACAGCCAATTACTCATACGTGCAGCGGCGTTGTTGGTTGGGTAGATGTACAGGTCTGCAGCTAAACGCTGTGTTAGCCATTTATCGGTGGTATCCCTAAAGCTGCCCACCATGGTTTCTACACCAATATTCGCTGTTAAGGCTAGCATGAACGCCATTGTCGCCACACCACGATAACTCATGCTTGAAGCTGCATCCGCAAAGAACCAGCGAGCACGAACCCAACGCAGTGAATAAGACAAACTGTTGAACAGCTTCCACATCAAGAAAGGCGTAAACAAAGCCACACTGACAAGCATCAGGGCAATAATCGCAAAACCAGATTCTTGCGTTTGTGGGGCTTGATACACAGCGACAGCTGCAACCAAGAAACCACAACCAATCAATGCTTGCCAAGTAAACTCAGTACCCGCAAAACGCATCAAAGATAAACGAGATGACAAGCGAATCGGTTGAGACCTCAGCAAACGAACCAATGGCCACGCACACGCTAGGAATGCACCAAGCAACGCCATTAATAAGCTATAACTACTCCAACGCCAACTCCAGCTCAAGGTTAAGCCCACATTCGCATCGTAAAGATCACCTAAACTCGAAGAAACGGCCGGTAACAGTTGGTTTGCCAACATGACACCGAATACATTGCCGCAAACCCAGCTCAGTAGAACCAATAACAATAACTCTAAGCAAAGCGCTTTAGCCAGTTGCCAACCAGAAACACCTGTTTGTCTCAAGATTCCGACGAGTGGTTGGCGCTGGATGAAAGACAGCGACATCGCTTGATAGAAAATAAACAAGCCAACGACAAACGACAGCATGCCCATCGCTTTTAGATTTAAGTGGAAAGCGCTAGTCAATGACTCAAGCTCAGCTTTAGAGCTGCGAGAGATTGTCAAACCATTGGGCAACATGTTTTTAAGACGCTCAAATTTCTCCGGAGACATATCTGAACACGCAATAACAGAAAGCCCTGCACTGCGTTTAAGCATTCGGAGCAAGGAGATATCCGCAATCAACCTTGTACCATTAATCAGGTTATTTTGGTCCACTACCACTGGACCAAGCTCAGAACCATCCATAAGTGGGATGTAGTCCCCATCCTTCCATTCCATATGTTCAGCAAGATCATCACTCACTAGGATCGGATATGGTGGTTTCATGAGATCTAATGTGGTGAGTTCTTTTAGGGCAGCACCAGGCTGAAGCTGAAGCATAGAAACAGGGTCTATGCCGATAAGCATGAAGTTTGCGCCGTTTTCATCAGTGATACTATGGTGGTCAAAAGGAGAGCACTGCTGAAAGCCTTCACGGCGAAGCTGAATGTAAAAACCTTGCGGGATTTTATTGGCGTTATGTTTTGGTCGAATACGGTAAGGAAGAGGATTCGAAAAGAGTTTTTCGCCATGCGTATAACTTTGCTTGGCGTGTTGGTTGATAGCGGTAACACCAACCAAAAGTGATACGCCAAGGGTTAAACCAAGCCATACCAAGATAATCTGAAGTGGGTAACGTCGATAGTGACCAAGTAGCGCTTTAACTACGGGCCATAACATGCAGTTGCCCTCCTTGTAGGCGAATTCTGCCATCCATATGCAATGCAACTTTCTCACTGTGAGTCACCAGCAACAAGGTACATTCTAATTGGCGGGCCAAAGAAGTCAGCAAACGCATTACCGCTTCCGCATTGCGCTCATCCAGGCTTCCCGTTGGTTCATCAGCCAACAAGATTTTCGGTTCCATATACAAGGCACGAGCAATCGCCGCGCGTTGTTGTTGACCACCGGACGCTTCTTCAGGGTAACGACCAAGCAAAGGCATAAGGTCTAAAGCAGAAAGAATCTGTCTCCAGAGGCCCTTATCTTCAGGTAAACCTTTTAACTGGCGGCAAAAACGGATGTTGTCGGCAATGTTAAGCGTTGGTAGCAAGTTGAATTGCTGGAAGATATGACCGATGTTGTTTCTACGATAAGCAGTGCGGTCACGCTCGGTCGAGTCGTGCATATCGAAGTGAGGGAAAGCGATTTCACCTGAATCGGCAAGGTCTAAACCCGCGATAAGATTCAGTAAAGTACTCTTACCAGAGCCACTTTCTCCCATTAATGCCAGCTGATCACCTTGGTTTAATGTTAATTCAGCACCTTGCAAAACAGGGTGAAACTCCCCCCCATCGACATAGCCTTTACACAGGTCTGACAGCTTTAACATTAAACAGCTCACATTAGTTAGAATTTGGAATGAGAATCTACACTAATTCCCTGTTAGGAGGAAGTATTTTGAAAGATAGATCACACACCAACGATAAAGTGATGGGGTTGATGCGCTCTACTTCAATTTCCTATCAAGTTTTTAATCCATTTTCTTGTTTTCATGCGATAGAGCGACCCACCCCACTTAAGCACTTCTTCAGTGAGGAAAAGTAGATATATCCACTCAGGTGGAAACTTCAGATAGATAGCAGCAATCGCGGCGAGCGGAATACCGATCACCCATTGGGCAATCAGGTCTTGATAAAGGCAGAACTTTACATCACCGCCAGCTCTCAACACACCAACGATCACAGTCATCGGTACCGATCGGATAACAATACCCACGCTTAAAATTAGAATGAACTTTTCTGAGAGGGCTCTGGTTTCTTCTGTCAGTGCACTAAAAGCATTCAGTATTGGCGTTTGTACGAAGTAAAGAAAAACGGCCACAGCGATACTGGTCAAGAAACACAAAATCGTTAAGCCTAACGCTTGATAGTAAACCGCTTCATTATTCTTTGCGCCAAGTTGATTCCCAACCAAAACAGAAGCCGCATTCGACATCCCAATCAATAAACTCAATGAAATAGATTCAACCGGCGTCATCACTGAAAGTGCTGCCAATCCTTGAACGCCCGATTGCCCCATGATCGCGTGGTAAGCAAATAAGCCACCAGCCCATGCCAAAAAGTTAAACGTCGTCGGCAGCGATAACTTTAAGAAGCGAACCACCTTATCGATCGAAGCTGCCGCTTTAATATCGCAGAACTTAAAAGCTAATAAATGCTTAGAGAAATAGAGATAACCAAACAAAGTTGCCACTTCGATCGCACCACTCAGTACCGTCGCAATCGCCGCACCTTTGATTCCAAGCGCAGGAAAGCCTAAATTACCGAAGATCAGCACCCAGTTTAAGAACACGTTAGACAGGATACCGATACCGCTGAAGAAGGTGCTTAGCCCGGGTTTGTGCATCGCTCTTAGGCCAACTGCCATACTGCTGACGCACGACACCGCTAGCATGCTAAACGAGGTGATAACAATGTATTCAACACCAAGGTTGATGACTTCTTGGGAGTCAGTCGTCACACCCATGATTTGTGCGGGAAATGAAACGAAGAAAACAATGGTCAGTAACGCAAATAGTGTCGAAACCAACCATGTAAGCGCGGTACTTTCTCGCACACCTTGTTTGTTACCTGCGCCCCAATATTGAGCAGTAAGAAGTGCACCACCCGTGGTGACACCCACCAGCATAATGGTCGTCACAAACATCGCACGGCTCGCAACACCCACAGCCGCAATATCCGCTTCTCCAAGCTGACCTAACATCAACACATCCACAAGGCCTCGACTTGAGAACATAATGCTCTGCAAGGTGATAGGCAAAGCAATCGCAATAAGCCTACGAACAAAATCACCTCGAGTGTGATGAATAATTGAAGAGAGCAACATAGAGATACCTAAACGGAACGTATTGATGAATAAAGATAAATATCACGCTATTATATCAATGTTCGGTTTTTAACCACAGAGATAAATGGAGTAACAATGAAGAAAGTACTGGTTTTAGGCGCTTCTGGATACGTTGGTTCGCAGCTCCTCCCTCTCTTGCTTGAGCAAGGCTATCAAGTCACCGCAGCTGCAAGGCATATCGACTATTTAAAAGCACGAACCGAGCCTCACGACAACTTGTCACTAGAGTATCTTGATCTCGCCGTTCAAGCGGCAACACAGGCATTAGTCCCCGACTTTGATCTTGTCTTCTTTCTCGTTCATGGGATGGCAGAAGGGCACGACTTTATTGATTATGAACTGAATTTGGCACGTAACTTTGTTTCAGCTCTTGGCCCAAAGAATCAACACGTCATCTACCTGAGTTCGCTTCAGCCGCAGACTGGTGATTCAGAACACCTTCAAGCGAGAAAGAAAACCGGAGAACTGCTACGTAAAGGACCAGTGCCAGTAACCGAGCTTCAAGCAGGCGTCATCATTGGCCCCGGCTCTGCGGCGTTCGAGATCATGCGAGACTTCGTGTACAACTTGCCTATTATGATTGCGCCAAAGTGGGTCGATTCTAAAGCCAACCCTATTGCATTGCAGAACCTCAACCACTATCTACTAAAACTCGCACAAGACACACCTAGCGAAAGCCAAACCTTCGAAGTTGGCGGCCCAGATATTGTCTCTTATCAAAATCAATTTGCTCACATTGCCAAAACAGCTGATCGCCCACTCAGGCTCTGGGCGACGTCACTCCTCACGCCCTCAATCGCGTCATATTGGTTAGGCGTTGTGACTTCTGTTCCGTCCAACATCGGCAGAGCGCTTCTCGCGGGCTTAAAGCATGACTTTATTGCCAATTCGACCAACATTAGAGAAAAATACCCTCAGAAGCTTATCTCGTTCGAGAGTATGGTTGAACAGGCCATTCACGCAGAAGGAAACTTCGTGAAAAGTAATGTTTGGGGCTTTGATAAAACCGCCTTCAAACGCTGGCAAGCTGGCTACGGCTACTACCCGAAGAAAACCGGTGCAAGTATCACTTCAACCGCGTCACTGGAATCGCTGTGGAATGTCGCACAGCAAATAGGAAGCCCGAAGCAAGGTTACTTCTTCGCTAACGCTTTATGGCGCACACGCGAATGGTTAGATCTTCTATTTGGCGGTGGTGTACCGGTTCGACAAATGCCAGAAGGCCCTAACCTAAAAGTTGGTGACAAGATTGACTCTTGGAAGGTTATTCGCTGTGAAAAGAATCAGTTTCTATCCCTGCTTTTCGGTATGAAAGGCCCAGGATTAGGACGACTGGAGATTACCGTCTCTGACCACGGTGATTTTCGCGAACTAAATATATCAGCTTGGTGGCATCCAAAGGGATTTCTGGGGTTACTGTATTGGTTTGCGATGATGCCAGCTCACCTGTTTATCTTTAAAGGCATGGTGAAGGCGATTGAGAAGCAAGCTAAAGAGCAGGCGAAGGATTAAAGCAGATTTTAGATTCGGGTACGAGATGCGAAGAGATTAAGAGCTAAAGATAAGACTCTCCTTCACACCTTCTAGTTAGAAAAAGACCGCCATTTAGGCGGTCTTTACAATTTCAGTCGTCACGAGATTAGCCAATAACACTAATTGGGATCTCAGCCAATTGGTTGCCTTGGTTAGCAGGATAAACGATGTATTCACCGTGGTACTTCACCGCTGACTTATAGTCAGTGACTTTGTGAAGCATAAAGCCAGCTTCCATCGCTGCTTGAATGAACTCTGCGTGGTTACCACGAACAAACCAGTTCATTGGCTTAACCATCAGCTCACCGTCGAAAGAGTCGTCACACTGTTTGCCACACAAAGCAAAAGAGTGCTCACCATCGGTGAAGAATTGAATCTTGCCGCCAGTCGTTAGCTCGTCTTCACTTGATACACTCCACCCCATCTCGTACATTTTGTCCATGAACGCTTCAACATCACTGTCTTTTAGCGCTTTTGGTTCTTCGCCTTCAGGGAAGAATTTACCGTAAAACGCAGAGATACGTTTGAACGTAAAGGTTAAATCAGAGTTGTTGCCTTTTGAACGCCCCTGCTTCTGCCAACGCACCAAATCAGGAACAATCACACGATCATAAGACTGAGCCTTAATCGCCTTCGTTACCCAACGAACCAAATAAAGGTTGTTCGCAATAGGCGCATCAATCGCTTTGCCTGCTTTGTGCAGAGCGTAAAGCTCGCCCAATGCATCATTCACTAACTTCTGAATTTCAATATAGTATTTTGACATTATGCCTTCTTTCCTAATGTCCAATATAGTAATGCTGACATTACTGCACACGCAGCCATTACCATAGCCATAGACCCAGCACTGTCACTTGGCAGCATCGCAACGATAGCCCCAACGACAGAACCAGTACCAAATCTTAATGTTCCCGCAAGCGATGAAGCCGTGCCTGCCATGTTTGGATAACCACTTAGCAATAGACCCATAGAGTTACTGCCGATAGTAGAAATGGTGCCAATGAATAGCATCACAAACGGCACAATACCCCAAAGTCCTAGATCCAACGCCCAACCGACGAGCAAGCCTAAACCAGCCAGTAATTGAATGACCAGCGCCGCTCTCAACATCGTATGAGAACCGACCTTTTTAACAATTCGACCATTGATGGTTGTCATCAGAATCATCGCAACGATGTTCAGACCAAACAGGTAACCGAATAGGTCAGGACGTACGCCATAAATATCAATGTAGACAAAAGAGCCTGCGGTTAAAAATGCAAACATCCCAGAGAATGAGAATGCACCCGAGAAAATCAAACCCATAACCGTCGGGTTTTTACACAAACGAGCGTAATTGCGAATCGTCGTTTTAAAGCGCAAGGGCTGACGATTTTCGACGGGCAGTGTCTCAGGGATCTTGATGATAACCGCAAGAATCACGATCACGGCAAAAATAGCCAACACCCAAAAGATTGAACGCCAACCGAACCACAATGCTAAATAGCCACCAATCATAGGGGCGATTAATGGCGCAACCGTCATCACTAAAGTAACGAACGACATGGTTCTTGCGAAATCTTCACGGTCGAACATATCACGCACAACCGCTTGGATAATGACCGCCGCAGCAGCACCCGCAAAACCTTGAGCGGTACGAACTAACGTTAACGCTTCAATGCCATGAGTGGTGGCACTCACAACAGACGCTATCGCAAAAAAGAATACACCAATCAGTAGAACGGGTTTGCGACCATAACTGTCGGCTAACGGACCATGTAACAACTGACCTAATGCGAAACCTGCGGTATACGCGGTAAGTGTGATTTGTACTTCACCCGCTGTCACGCCGAGATCTTTGGCGATCGTTGGCATAGCAGGCAGGTACATATCGATGGCGAGCGGTGTCAGTGCACCAATCGCACCCAGAACCAAAAATAGCATCCAACCTAACTGAGGCGTTTGTGGTTGTGAGCTTGGGGTCTGTTGGGTAGACGTTTGCATAACTCTCCGACTAAGTACTAGGTTTTATGTAAGCATGAACATGCACACAGCAATATACGAATACGCACAGTGATACACGAATATGCGCACACATACATGAACATATAGCAATAATGGCTGAAACTGTCCTAGTACCAGTCAAAATAATCAGCCGACGCTATCCTTGGTCGGCCACATCTACGATAGAAAAGATTACTTCCAGATAGAGTCTACTTCTTCTTGTGTTAGGTAACGGTATTCACCCAACTCTAAAGACTCGTCCATCTCGATTTCACCAATACGTTCACGGTGCAGTGCTTCTACCTTGTTACCAAGAGCTGCAAACATGCGTTTTACTTGGTGGTATTTGCCTTCGTGAATCGTTAGCAACACTTCACGCTCTGCACGTACTTCAAGGTGTGCTGGAAGTGTTAGGCCGTCTTCGCTCTTAAGCTGGATGCCCTCTTTGAATTTTTCAACATAATCCGCTTCAACAGGCTCAACAAGCCATACACGGTACATTTTTTCGCACTTGTGCTTTGGCGACGTAATACGATGAGACCACTTACCGTCGTCAGTCATTAAGACAAGACCCGTTGTATCAACATCTAAACGACCTGCAAAGTGCAGCTTGTCCATTTTGATTTCATCGAGTAATTCAAACGCAGTGCGATTTGAACCATCTTCATGCGAACAAACAAAGCCTTCTGGCTTGTAAAGCATGATGTAACGCGGGCCGTGAACATTCAGTTCATTGCCTTGCCATTCCACAACGCACTCTTCAGTTACCTTAAGTGAGCCGCTTTTTTGAATGACATCATTTACTGTCACTGCTTTTGATTTTAATAAGTGTGTTGCTTCTCTTCGAGTGACGCCTAACGCATCGCACAGAAATTTATCTAAACGCATGAATACCTCAACTAATCTAAGTCGGGTATTATAGTCACCTTTGCTCAATTAGTTGAGCTATTTCACACTATTTGTTTTTCATCTTACAAGACACGATATGTATACACTCCGCCCGTACCAAGCTGACTCAGTAAAATCAGTGATTCATTACTTCAGAAAACACCAAACACCGGCTGTTCTTGTGTTACCTACAGGCGCAGGAAAAAGCCTGGTAATTGCAGAGCTAGCAAGGCTTGCTAAAGGTCGTGTTCTAGTGCTTGCACACGTAAAAGAGCTTGTTGAGCAAAACCATGAAAAGTATGAAGGTTATGGGCTAAAAGGTTCAATTTTCTCTGCCGGTTTAGGGCGTAAAGAGACAGACCAACAAGTGGTGTTCGCATCAGTTCAATCCGTAGTTCGAAACCTTGACTCATTCTCCAATCAGTTCTCATTATTGGTTATCGACGAATGCCACCGCGTGCCAGATGAAAAGACCAGCAGCTATCAAAAAGTGATCACTCACTTACGTGAAAATAATTCGGGCATAAAGGTGCTTGGATTGACCGCGACGCCTTATCGTCTTGGTATGGGGTGGCTTTACCAATACCACACTCGTGGACAAGTGCGTTCTGAAGAGCCGAGATTTTTCAGAGACTGTATTTTCGAACTGCCGATTCGTTACTTGTTGGACGAAGGCTTTCTAACACCAGCACGCATGATCGATGCGCCCGTTTTGAGCTATGACTTTTCGCAACTAAAGCCGGCAAGTACGGGGCGCTATAAAGAATCAGAACTCGACATGGTGATTGAGCAATCGAAGCGTGCCACCCCACAAATTGTCGATCAAATCATTCACCTAGCCCAAGACAAACTCGGTATCATGGTATTTGCTGCCACCGTTCGACACGCACAA harbors:
- a CDS encoding DUF2867 domain-containing protein, which produces MKKVLVLGASGYVGSQLLPLLLEQGYQVTAAARHIDYLKARTEPHDNLSLEYLDLAVQAATQALVPDFDLVFFLVHGMAEGHDFIDYELNLARNFVSALGPKNQHVIYLSSLQPQTGDSEHLQARKKTGELLRKGPVPVTELQAGVIIGPGSAAFEIMRDFVYNLPIMIAPKWVDSKANPIALQNLNHYLLKLAQDTPSESQTFEVGGPDIVSYQNQFAHIAKTADRPLRLWATSLLTPSIASYWLGVVTSVPSNIGRALLAGLKHDFIANSTNIREKYPQKLISFESMVEQAIHAEGNFVKSNVWGFDKTAFKRWQAGYGYYPKKTGASITSTASLESLWNVAQQIGSPKQGYFFANALWRTREWLDLLFGGGVPVRQMPEGPNLKVGDKIDSWKVIRCEKNQFLSLLFGMKGPGLGRLEITVSDHGDFRELNISAWWHPKGFLGLLYWFAMMPAHLFIFKGMVKAIEKQAKEQAKD
- a CDS encoding MATE family efflux transporter, encoding MLLSSIIHHTRGDFVRRLIAIALPITLQSIMFSSRGLVDVLMLGQLGEADIAAVGVASRAMFVTTIMLVGVTTGGALLTAQYWGAGNKQGVRESTALTWLVSTLFALLTIVFFVSFPAQIMGVTTDSQEVINLGVEYIVITSFSMLAVSCVSSMAVGLRAMHKPGLSTFFSGIGILSNVFLNWVLIFGNLGFPALGIKGAAIATVLSGAIEVATLFGYLYFSKHLLAFKFCDIKAAASIDKVVRFLKLSLPTTFNFLAWAGGLFAYHAIMGQSGVQGLAALSVMTPVESISLSLLIGMSNAASVLVGNQLGAKNNEAVYYQALGLTILCFLTSIAVAVFLYFVQTPILNAFSALTEETRALSEKFILILSVGIVIRSVPMTVIVGVLRAGGDVKFCLYQDLIAQWVIGIPLAAIAAIYLKFPPEWIYLLFLTEEVLKWGGSLYRMKTRKWIKNLIGN
- a CDS encoding ABC transporter ATP-binding protein translates to MLKLSDLCKGYVDGGEFHPVLQGAELTLNQGDQLALMGESGSGKSTLLNLIAGLDLADSGEIAFPHFDMHDSTERDRTAYRRNNIGHIFQQFNLLPTLNIADNIRFCRQLKGLPEDKGLWRQILSALDLMPLLGRYPEEASGGQQQRAAIARALYMEPKILLADEPTGSLDERNAEAVMRLLTSLARQLECTLLLVTHSEKVALHMDGRIRLQGGQLHVMARS
- a CDS encoding ABC transporter permease produces the protein MLWPVVKALLGHYRRYPLQIILVWLGLTLGVSLLVGVTAINQHAKQSYTHGEKLFSNPLPYRIRPKHNANKIPQGFYIQLRREGFQQCSPFDHHSITDENGANFMLIGIDPVSMLQLQPGAALKELTTLDLMKPPYPILVSDDLAEHMEWKDGDYIPLMDGSELGPVVVDQNNLINGTRLIADISLLRMLKRSAGLSVIACSDMSPEKFERLKNMLPNGLTISRSSKAELESLTSAFHLNLKAMGMLSFVVGLFIFYQAMSLSFIQRQPLVGILRQTGVSGWQLAKALCLELLLLVLLSWVCGNVFGVMLANQLLPAVSSSLGDLYDANVGLTLSWSWRWSSYSLLMALLGAFLACAWPLVRLLRSQPIRLSSRLSLMRFAGTEFTWQALIGCGFLVAAVAVYQAPQTQESGFAIIALMLVSVALFTPFLMWKLFNSLSYSLRWVRARWFFADAASSMSYRGVATMAFMLALTANIGVETMVGSFRDTTDKWLTQRLAADLYIYPTNNAAARMSNWLSEQPEVDSVWWRWEKDVVSPAGSTQVVSTGSSEGELEALTIKLGIPNYWYHLHHSKGVLISESMSLKLGIRPGDYIDLYDNLGSGWQVVGVYYDYGNPYHQVMMSHRNWLSGFAGRGNVGLGVILKDDVNSVGLRSRLESVFRLGSERIFDNNNIHSQAMRVFDRTFAIADTLGNITLVIAVFGIFFATVAGEVSRQRHISLQRCLGVSAKELIFTGSLQLFVFGLISSLIAIPLGLALASLIVDIVIKQSFGWSLELQVIPWDYLQTFAWAMAALMLAGALPVMRMIRNTPMKSLRDAL
- the rsuA gene encoding 16S rRNA pseudouridine(516) synthase RsuA is translated as MRLDKFLCDALGVTRREATHLLKSKAVTVNDVIQKSGSLKVTEECVVEWQGNELNVHGPRYIMLYKPEGFVCSHEDGSNRTAFELLDEIKMDKLHFAGRLDVDTTGLVLMTDDGKWSHRITSPKHKCEKMYRVWLVEPVEADYVEKFKEGIQLKSEDGLTLPAHLEVRAEREVLLTIHEGKYHQVKRMFAALGNKVEALHRERIGEIEMDESLELGEYRYLTQEEVDSIWK
- a CDS encoding DUF2913 family protein translates to MSKYYIEIQKLVNDALGELYALHKAGKAIDAPIANNLYLVRWVTKAIKAQSYDRVIVPDLVRWQKQGRSKGNNSDLTFTFKRISAFYGKFFPEGEEPKALKDSDVEAFMDKMYEMGWSVSSEDELTTGGKIQFFTDGEHSFALCGKQCDDSFDGELMVKPMNWFVRGNHAEFIQAAMEAGFMLHKVTDYKSAVKYHGEYIVYPANQGNQLAEIPISVIG
- a CDS encoding Bcr/CflA family multidrug efflux MFS transporter is translated as MQTSTQQTPSSQPQTPQLGWMLFLVLGAIGALTPLAIDMYLPAMPTIAKDLGVTAGEVQITLTAYTAGFALGQLLHGPLADSYGRKPVLLIGVFFFAIASVVSATTHGIEALTLVRTAQGFAGAAAAVIIQAVVRDMFDREDFARTMSFVTLVMTVAPLIAPMIGGYLALWFGWRSIFWVLAIFAVIVILAVIIKIPETLPVENRQPLRFKTTIRNYARLCKNPTVMGLIFSGAFSFSGMFAFLTAGSFVYIDIYGVRPDLFGYLFGLNIVAMILMTTINGRIVKKVGSHTMLRAALVIQLLAGLGLLVGWALDLGLWGIVPFVMLFIGTISTIGSNSMGLLLSGYPNMAGTASSLAGTLRFGTGSVVGAIVAMLPSDSAGSMAMVMAACAVMSALLYWTLGKKA